The following coding sequences are from one Salvia hispanica cultivar TCC Black 2014 chromosome 3, UniMelb_Shisp_WGS_1.0, whole genome shotgun sequence window:
- the LOC125209108 gene encoding uncharacterized protein LOC125209108: MAACLRSLLLFSCLAAAFVALAFGEEALFPTLQTSAVVGRERGRFLAGDEQVNTTLILAEKRTQRKDPLDDFRKYTGGWNISNRHYWGSVAYTAVPFFIVGAIWFVVFGVCLIITCLYFCCCRKAPYGYSRVAYALSLILLTFFTISAIIGCIILYTGQGKFHSSTINTLEYVVYQADTTSESLKNVSGYLAAAKQINVDQVSLPPNVIGDIDSIQTKINSSASTLSTKTEDNSQKIKDLIQSVRLALIILSAVMLLLTFLGFVFSIFGMQVLVYILVVTGWILVTGTFILCGIFLLLHNVTGDTCVAMNEWVQNPTAHTALDDILPCVDNATAQETLTKSKEVSSQLVTLMNTVISNISNANNVPSFLPLYFNQSGPPVPNVCNPFNPDLTSRACAPGETNLSNATEVLGGYVCQTSSNGICTTQGRLTPAMYTQMAASVNVSYGLFKYGPFLATVQDCSFVRDTFSAIEADHCPGLRRYSKWIYVGLVMVALAVMLSLLFWVIYGRERRHRVYTKAHTPPGAPGFDEDKHA; encoded by the exons ATGGCGGCGTGCTTGAGATCTCTGCTTCTTTTCTCATGCCTTGCAGCAGCATTTGTTGCATTGGCATTTGGGGAAGAAGCCCTTTTCCCAACTCTGCAGACTTCAG CGGTGgttgggagagagagagggagattTCTGGCAGGTGATGAACAAGTGAACACAACTCTGATTTTGGCTGAGAAGAGGACTCAGAGGAAAGACCCTCTTGATGATTTTCGCAAATACACAGGAGGCTGGAATATCAGTAATCGCCATTACTGGGGT TCTGTGGCTTACACTGCTGTTCCCTTCTTCATTGTTGGCGCAATCTGGTTTGTCGTCTTCGGGGTATGCTTGATCATCACATGCCTCTACTTCTGCTGCTGCCGAAAGGCGCCTTATGGCTATTCTCGAGTCGCCTATGCcctctctctcattctcctcaccTTCTTCACCATTTCTGCAAT CATTGGATGCATCATCTTGTACACTGGCCAAGGGAAATTCCACTCCAGCACTATCAACACTTTGGAATACGTCGTCTATCAGGCCGACACCACATCCGAGAGTCTTAAAAATGTCTCGGGATATCTGGCTGCCGCCAAGCAAATCAACGTGGATCAAGTGAGTCTGCCGCCTAATGTCATAGGCGACATCGACAGCATCCAAACCAAGATAAACTCATCGGCCAGCACCCTCTCGACTAAAACCGAGGACAATTCACAGAAGATCAAGGATCTCATTCAATCTGT GAGATTGGCTCTCATCATACTCTCCGCAGTTATGCTTCTTCTTACGTTTCTTGGATTCG TGTTTTCAATCTTCGGAATGCAGGTTCTTGTTTACAT ATTAGTGGTCACGGGATGGATTCTTGTGACCGGGACGTTCATACTATGCGGgatctttcttcttctgcaCAA CGTGACAGGGGATACGTGCGTAGCAATGAACGAGTGGGTCCAGAACCCGACTGCTCATACAGCTCTCGACGACATCCTTCCTTGCGTGGACAACGCTACCGCCCAAGAGACCTTGACCAAGAGCAAGGAAGTATCATCACAGCTCGTCACGTTGATGAACACGGTCATCTCCAACATCTCCAACGCCAACAACGTCCCCAGCTTCCTCCCGCTCTACTTCAACCAATCAGGCCCTCCCGTGCCAAACGTGTGCAATCCGTTCAATCCCGACCTCACCAGCCGTGCTTGTGCACCCGGTGAGACCAACCTCAGCAATGCCACTGAG GTGTTAGGTGGCTATGTCTGCCAAACATCGTCGAACGGGATCTGCACGACACAGGGCCGTCTGACGCCGGCCATGTACACGCAGATGGCTGCTAGTGTGAATGTGAGCTATGGCTTGTTTAAGTATGGTCCTTTCTTGGCTACTGTTCAAGACTGTAGTTTTGTGAGGGATACGTTCTCGGCCATAGAGGCCGATCACTGTCCCGGGTTGCGTAGGTATAGCAAGTGGATCTATGTCGGGCTCGTGATGGTTGCCCTCGCAGTCATGCTGTCTCTGCTGTTTTGGGTCATATACGGACGGGAGAGGCGCCACCGTGTTTATACGAAGGCGCACACGCCTCCGGGAGCACCGGGTTTCGATGAAGACAAGCATGCTTAG
- the LOC125214661 gene encoding uncharacterized protein LOC125214661 produces the protein MATSSRRSSAPVMAGHRAAAAHRNSSFMTSDSSPFASSSYYSSSPSAGFFNQRRAASPTRVNLHGLSPPPPSRSVRFAIDRSISPRRSIAAPPPRNQVVRGNIQKRTCLCSPTNHPGSFRCALHKNSGGGNQSISYSPNRLNMRRSAMTNSLVRIGTVEGDLVKRALAALIRPSSHQQRRRADFRPRQSRLSVMSTAGDDV, from the coding sequence ATGGCTACGTCTTCTAGAAGGTCGAGCGCCCCGGTCATGGCGGGGCaccgcgccgccgccgctcaCCGGAATTCCTCGTTCATGACGTCGGATTCGTCGCCGTTCGCCTCGTCCAGCTACTACTCGTCCTCTCCTTCCGCCGGCTTCTTCAACCAGCGCCGCGCGGCGTCGCCGACGCGCGTCAACCTCCACGGCCTGTCCCCGCCGCCTCCGTCGCGGTCCGTCCGCTTCGCGATCGACAGATCTATCTCGCCGCGGCGCTCGATCgcggcgccgccgccgcggaACCAGGTCGTGCGCGGCAACATTCAGAAGAGGACGTGCCTGTGCTCGCCGACGAATCATCCAGGTTCGTTTCGATGCGCTTTGCACAAAAACAGCGGCGGTGGTAATCAATCGATTTCCTACTCCCCGAACCGGCTGAACATGAGGCGATCGGCGATGACGAATTCTCTGGTGCGGATCGGCACCGTGGAGGGAGATCTGGTGAAGCGAGCCCTCGCGGCGCTGATTCGCCCGTCCTCGCACCAGCAGCGTCGCCGAGCCGATTTCCGGCCGCGGCAGAGCCGCCTCTCCGTCATGTCCACCGCCGGCGACGACGTCTGA
- the LOC125211870 gene encoding 40S ribosomal protein S11-like, translating into MAEQTEKAFLKQPKVFLCSKKTGKGKAPGKGGNRYFKSIGLGFKTPREASEGTYIDKKCPFTGNVSIRGRILAGTCHSAKMMRTIIVRRNYLHWVKKYQRYEKRHSNIPAHISPCFRVKEGDHVTIGQCRPLSKTVRFNVLKVIPAGSSGLGKKAFTAM; encoded by the exons ATGGCGGAACAG ACCGAGAAGGCCTTTTTGAAGCAGCCTAAGGTGTTTCTCTG CTCGAAGAAGACAGGGAAGGGTAAGGCCCCTGGAAAGGGAGGGAACCGTTACTTCAAGAGCATTGGACTCGGATTCAAAACACCACGAGAGGCATCTGAAG GAACATACATTGATAAGAAGTGCCCCTTCACTGGTAATGTTTCCATCAGAGGACGCATCCTTGCTGGAACTTGCCACAGTGCAAAGATGATGAGAACAATCATCGTTAGACGTAACTACCTGCACTGGGTGAAGAAGTACCAGAG GTACGAGAAGAGGCACTCAAACATCCCAGCACATATCTCTCCATGCTTCCGTGTGAAGGAAGGCGACCATGTCACCATTGGTCAATGCAG GCCACTTTCCAAAACCGTGAGGTTTAATGTTCTTAAGGTGATTCCAGCAGGTTCTTCTGGACTTGGGAAGAAGGCTTTTACAGCTATGTGA